Proteins from one Gemmatimonadota bacterium genomic window:
- a CDS encoding serpin family protein, translating to MKMTQQPTNHLLPAIILSIAILGCGKLPEVSPTAPPPTETPSASATEEVRSEKTRVTVPLATDSELTDLARGNNAFAFNLYQKLREEESGNLFYSPYSISLALAMTYAGARGETERQMSNALHFILTQDKLHAAFNALDLQLASRGEGSSGQDGKGFRLNIANAIWGQQGYNFQQNFLDKLAENYGAGMRIANFTEAPENSRVTINDWVAHQTEDKIKDLIPSGAIDNLTRLVLTNAIYFNAAWLHTFDERATSAGDFHLLTGNSVRVPMMRQTESFGYARGTEYQAVELLYDGSEISMVILLPDKGNFDPFEKSLNAELIGRISKDLRRNRIELIMPSFEFEAQFKLGAMLQKMGISDAFNPQLADFSGMDGTKDLSISDAFHKAFVLVNENGTEAAAATGVVIGVTSLPPRVTIDRPFIFLIRDIATNTTLFVGRVMDPR from the coding sequence ATGAAAATGACACAACAGCCAACCAACCATTTGCTACCTGCCATAATACTATCAATCGCAATACTCGGATGCGGTAAATTACCGGAGGTCTCTCCCACGGCACCACCTCCAACTGAGACACCATCTGCGTCAGCAACAGAAGAAGTGCGATCAGAAAAGACACGCGTGACCGTACCTCTGGCAACAGATTCAGAACTAACAGACCTGGCACGCGGCAACAACGCTTTCGCCTTTAACCTGTATCAAAAATTGCGCGAAGAAGAAAGCGGAAACCTGTTCTATTCGCCCTACAGCATCTCGCTGGCACTTGCCATGACATATGCCGGTGCAAGAGGCGAAACCGAACGTCAGATGTCAAACGCACTACACTTCATCCTGACCCAGGACAAATTGCACGCCGCATTTAACGCCCTCGATCTCCAACTCGCCTCACGAGGCGAAGGCAGCAGTGGCCAGGATGGCAAGGGCTTTCGATTGAACATCGCCAATGCGATCTGGGGACAACAGGGCTATAACTTCCAGCAGAACTTTCTGGACAAACTGGCGGAAAATTACGGTGCTGGAATGAGAATCGCAAACTTCACGGAGGCACCCGAGAACTCGCGAGTCACAATCAACGACTGGGTTGCCCATCAGACCGAAGACAAAATCAAAGACCTGATTCCCTCTGGTGCCATCGACAACTTGACCCGCTTAGTCCTCACCAATGCCATCTACTTCAACGCGGCCTGGCTTCACACCTTTGACGAAAGAGCCACTTCTGCAGGTGACTTCCATTTGCTCACAGGCAACAGCGTTAGAGTACCAATGATGCGACAGACCGAATCATTCGGCTATGCGAGGGGCACGGAATATCAGGCCGTTGAGTTGCTCTACGATGGCAGTGAAATATCCATGGTCATCCTGCTCCCCGACAAAGGCAATTTTGACCCATTCGAAAAATCGCTAAACGCCGAACTCATCGGTCGAATTTCGAAAGACCTGAGACGCAACCGCATAGAACTCATCATGCCCTCATTCGAGTTTGAAGCCCAATTCAAGCTGGGCGCAATGCTCCAGAAGATGGGAATATCCGATGCCTTTAACCCGCAATTAGCGGACTTCTCGGGCATGGATGGAACAAAAGACCTGTCCATTTCGGACGCCTTTCACAAGGCGTTCGTCCTCGTCAATGAGAACGGCACAGAAGCCGCTGCTGCCACCGGCGTAGTCATAGGCGTAACATCCCTCCCTCCGAGAGTCACGATCGATCGGCCATTCATCTTCCTCATCCGGGACATAGCGACCAATACCACTCTATTTGTCGGGCGAGTAATGGACCCGAGATAA
- a CDS encoding phytanoyl-CoA dioxygenase family protein: protein MITEEDLWYFKTTGFYKVRETLPGDLVNRLNEVTSRQIADMREPIVWEEKVEREPKNVRRLSKIFLRDPIYFEAASHPIILNALEGIIGPNIEVLTNKHNHVMVRPSGSYPVPWHAGEEPYDHTLITGLIYLEESTVENGCVRIVPGSHNRPFLNPRRPQKQRDNFYDSDNYYRAVPIPMPRGGVLLFNDCCYHGSDTNCSNHSRRSMTVAYRAHDAHDVIKDDPEKILVRGEKVYTGHPHPYTLPAQE from the coding sequence ATGATCACAGAAGAAGACCTCTGGTATTTCAAAACAACTGGATTTTACAAAGTCCGCGAGACCTTGCCCGGCGATCTGGTCAATCGTCTAAACGAAGTCACCTCCCGGCAAATTGCAGACATGCGCGAACCCATTGTATGGGAAGAAAAGGTGGAGCGAGAGCCGAAAAACGTCCGCCGTCTCTCAAAAATTTTTTTGCGAGACCCCATCTATTTTGAAGCCGCATCTCATCCCATCATCCTCAACGCCCTCGAAGGCATCATCGGTCCAAACATCGAAGTACTCACCAACAAACACAATCACGTCATGGTGCGCCCCTCCGGGTCTTATCCCGTCCCCTGGCACGCCGGTGAAGAACCCTATGACCACACACTTATCACCGGCTTGATCTACCTCGAAGAATCAACCGTTGAAAACGGCTGTGTGCGCATCGTGCCCGGCAGCCACAACCGCCCATTTCTCAACCCGCGCCGACCACAGAAACAAAGAGACAATTTTTACGACAGCGACAACTATTACCGCGCAGTGCCAATCCCCATGCCGCGCGGTGGTGTCCTGCTCTTTAACGACTGCTGTTATCACGGATCTGACACAAATTGTTCCAATCATTCTCGCCGCAGCATGACGGTTGCCTATCGCGCCCACGACGCCCACGACGTAATCAAAGACGACCCGGAAAAAATTCTCGTACGCGGCGAAAAAGTCTATACGGGACACCCTCATCCCTATACGCTTCCCGCCCAGGAGTAG
- a CDS encoding phytanoyl-CoA dioxygenase family protein, which yields MPSLTMRQIQLFRNNGFLCFPDLLPEEMIENLKTAIMEDIDREVEPIVRNKDGRPVRISALMDRAPIFREAVTHPYALNPLESLLGPNIEILTNRHNHATLRTAEDNKGAYLHRDVRQWTRNIYTIIFYLEETTLENGCTRIIPGSHHFPGTSTSIHDAEWASDVLGQALPVPMPAGGMLAIDSMVVHGAGENHTDDTRMSMTIGYHSVDELMDIPNPKRLLVRGEGLYNGNDRK from the coding sequence ATGCCCTCACTCACAATGCGACAAATCCAACTCTTCCGAAACAACGGTTTTCTCTGCTTCCCAGACCTTTTGCCAGAAGAAATGATTGAAAACCTGAAGACCGCTATTATGGAAGACATTGACCGCGAAGTCGAACCCATCGTGCGCAATAAGGATGGTCGGCCTGTTCGCATCTCTGCACTTATGGACCGCGCGCCGATCTTTCGAGAAGCAGTCACGCATCCATACGCGCTCAACCCACTCGAATCGCTTCTGGGACCCAACATCGAAATCCTCACCAATCGCCACAACCACGCCACCTTGCGCACAGCAGAGGACAACAAAGGTGCGTATCTCCATCGCGATGTCAGACAGTGGACGCGCAACATCTACACCATCATCTTTTACCTCGAAGAAACCACCCTCGAAAATGGATGCACCCGCATCATTCCCGGATCGCATCACTTCCCTGGCACCTCCACATCTATTCACGATGCAGAATGGGCAAGCGATGTCCTCGGTCAGGCACTCCCCGTACCCATGCCAGCAGGAGGAATGCTCGCAATCGACAGCATGGTCGTCCACGGCGCAGGCGAAAATCACACCGACGACACGCGCATGAGCATGACAATTGGCTATCACAGCGTCGATGAACTCATGGACATTCCCAACCCCAAACGCCTGCTCGTGCGCGGCGAGGGATTATATAACGGGAATGATCGAAAATAG